Sequence from the Solea senegalensis isolate Sse05_10M linkage group LG1, IFAPA_SoseM_1, whole genome shotgun sequence genome:
aaatatttgataGAAAACCTGCAGGAGAAAGTGGGAACACGCAGGTTTGAAGAGACTGGGAGGAATTCTGTGTCTtacaagtacaagtatgttattcttttaaaatttgaattgttcTGCCTTCTTGTTTCAACCTTTAGAATGAATTGAACTTATGAGTAAAAGTCAACACGCACTTAAAAGGGCTACACTGCCAAAATACAACACCAGAACATCAGATTCCCTTTTCAGTGTAAAACAGGAACATCTCACGTCAGTGTATATGTGGAAACTCaaggaacaagggtctttctgcatggagtttacatgttctccctgtgtgtgtgtgtgggtttcctccaggttctctggttacctccacagtccaagaacatgcacatttggggattaggcaaactggacactattgaccgtaggtgtgagagtgagaacGGAtggttctttgtctctgtgtgttactgtgatggactggtgacctgtccacaCTGTGCCTCGCCTTTCACCCtacatcagctgggattggcaaccctaaagtggtagaagacgaatgaatgaatgaatgcttttAACCATTACAATGGAACGAGTAAAGAACAGTTGCATCGAGTCATGATAACCAGTAATCCTGggttgtgttttgtctttgtgttgatTCGTGTTAAAGACAATATTCGTGTTACagaaataatctgttttttatCTATATAGCCCAAATTCCCAAATCACTGTTTTACCCAGGTGTCCTCAGACCTTCAGTTTGGGTAAGGAGAAAACTCTTCTAAAGGTATACCTTGGATATATagacagtatatacatatatacaaggAATTGTGTGCTGATGTTTGTAAACACAGCAAAGGCAAAGTTGGCCCCTCCTCCCTGCTCACTACCAGTAACACAATGTTTCCAATGATGAACCTGAATCAATACCTGGGCCACACTGGATGTGTTATAAGTATGAAAGTatgtttgtaaatgatggtGATTGAAGATGAAATTGATGGCGTCAGCAAACCCAGTtgttgaactgttttttttccctccatctaaCTTTTATTCAGCATGTTGTCAGAGGAActcagctgttttgttttgtttggttttaagaAGGAGAAGGGAGTTAAAAAAGACACCACATGACAGTGGCTAAAGCATTTCCGTGTTTACCTGGTATCCAGGATACGTCTATGCAAACACTGCCAGGAGCAGAGCGCAGCGGAGGCTGAGCGACTCGTAAGAAGGCTCAACGCTTTTACTCAAAATCCTCCATCAGTGCAGTCTCAGCTCTGAGCGACTGGTGAATgatgcagggaaaaaaagagcaaaggaTGAATCCAGCGTCTGTCCTTGGATGGCAGGAGTCAGACAGGCAGATGtctcattataaaaaaaatagtaaaggaAGTAAGCTTtttagtaaaagaaaaaaaaaagtgcagaataGAAAAATATTGGATTTGAATGGATGGAaattatatacagtaggtgCAAATATTCAACTTGTTAACTTTAAatgtaaagattttttttaaatattcaaaatgtcCATCTCTCCTCGaaagttattgttattatcagtgtcttgttttcttttttaagtaatAACTTTTCAACCTGTAATCTTTggatttcaatttaattcaattctaGCTTAATTTATCACATATCCCATACATAGCACAATGTGTAGTGAACATCTTTCCAAACACAATTCAATAGCAAAACAGGTTCTGATGTGTTATACAgtttgtttgacttgtttacattgtgtttaTTAGGGGATtgctttaatatttaacaacacagttgtctttttaaagacagaattctccaactgtggaacaaatattgttctccccaaaaaaagaaatgaacagcccaaacatgactcagctgaaatgcttgctgattttttatttatatttttacagtctgtgcattgtgaagcatgcgatatttAGGATTATTGAATCAGATTTTTTATCTgcccgatatccgatccagtgattttgaccattatCTGGctgataccgatactgatactgattcccatccctagttcgatgcattacatttcattaaaagCAGCATATTGCTGACATTTTCCTATGTTTCCTCCTCCAGGGAGCAGCCAATCTTCAGTGCCCGCGCCCATGTTTTCCAAATTGACCCGTCCACCAAGCGGAACTGGATACCTGCCAGCAAACATGCCGTTACAGTGTCCTTCTTCTACGATGCCAACCGTAACGTCTACCGCATCATTAGTGTGGGTGGGACCAAGGTAAGAGGGAAGAAACTGGCATATTTTCCTAGGCAAATTTCTCAGGGATTGCCTTGAAGTAGTGTTTCACAGATTAATTCTGGTGGCAGTCGTGACCTTTGCATCCAAAGAGGATTTTCTGTATTTGTCACAAAGCAGCTTCACACTGCTTCTCTTCCACATCAAACAAACGTGCACCGGTAAACCTGCAAGCTTCAAATGAAAACCCATAATGGGTGCTAACGAATCAGCAGCTCGAGCCTCTTTGTTGCAGTCCTGTGGATTTAGATTATGATGAAGAGACCATATCAAGCACTGGACTGTAGGGTGGGGGTGGTCTATCTGATCTCTGCTTAGCACCTCTGGTCTGACCCACATTTCTGACTCCCAGAAGGCACTGCGATGGGGCGGCAGTTGGTCGTTCAGCAGCCCAATCCTGCCAGGACTAGTGTCTGCCACCAGAGTAATTACGGACTCTGTCGGTGTTCCAACATGTTATGTCAAACTGTAGAAATGCAGGATGCCGAGTTCATGTAATCATTTGCTGGGGAAAGAAAACGCTTCTTTCTAAGCTGCCAGTGCCCTGCAATTCTGGGGTTTTAAATCAGTCCCATTATTGTAACACTGGAAATGACGTAAAAAGGTTTATAAATAGGTCCGCTGTAATAATTGTTTCTCACATGTGCTGGGGTCGGAAGAGGTGGTTTAAGCCATTTTTCCTGAAAAGGATGGGACAAACCTGGTGGATGTGCTGTCTATTCTGCACATCTCCCCAGCAATAGGTGAATGTAGTGCAGCAAAACCTTTGAACAATCATTTGTTAAAGTGTCTCAAGGGAGAGTATGCCTGAAAATATATGTGATTGCCAGGAGTCCAAGTGGAGAATTAATGCTTCACTAATGTCCCAGTAAGCTTCAAAATGAGCTGACCTTATTTGGACCTTCTCCTTTACTTAGATATAAAGTACAATTTTCACAATTTAACCAAattataatgtttttctttcattttaaacaaagcAGCATGATTGAATCTGTaatgagtaaaagaaaaaaatacatagacAATCCCAGGGCCATTTACTACTCATATTTAGCTCTAAGTGTCTTGTGTCTCTCTAAGTGTcttgtgtctgtatttattgTCTGCTTTTTAACTCCCAGAATTGTCTGTTTTGTTCACAGGCTGTAAATAAAgagtatataataaaaatggacgtagtcttctggttgcaaaacaaactcccattttgaagccttgagtttCTCGATTTGAATGAAGTGACACGACAGTTTTTGCAACTGAAAATTCACAGGCGTCCCCTGCAACCAGAGACCTACAGGACGAtgccagctgtcagtcacactggtgtccactcattttatgtgctttattgtctatagTGGAATTGCTCCCCGGTGGCTAACCGCTATTTCCATCCTAATTCTTGCGCTTTACTTTCCAAACTAGAGGACTGCGTCCACTTTTATACTCACCCTGAGGTTGGAAATTGACTGGATGAGATTGTTAATCTTGTCATTGTTTTACGCCTGCAGGCGATTATCAATTGCACGGTTACACCCAGCATGACGTTCACCAAGACCTCCCAGAAGTTTGGTCAGTGGGCCGACAGCAGGGCCAACACCGTCTACGGTCTAGGCTTTGCTACAGAGCAACAGCTTCACCAGGTACATTTCACCAATTCATcattttgaatgtaaacaaatgtcattcCAAACTTTATCAAACGAGTTCACTGATTTGTTGATtcagcccatcagctccacaagaggtgtcaaactgacctctgacctttgacttcctcttcctttaaatGCTGTGCGTGTGGCTGATGTTAGCTAGTAAtgttgttttataataatgGTGTTTATAATTGCAGTTGCcatcattattgttttattgtgaagtgtaCATCAGCctgtatcaaaacaagcacttttactttgaaatgctgCGAAATAGCATAGTGAATATCttaattgtgatatcatgatagaatattgtgttatcattttgagctcatattGTCCACCTGCTCCTGAACAGTTATTTTTTCcttactttatttgtatttattttatctagaccggccccctcttgaccagacaaGATGCTCATTGGACCttaggtcatttgagtttgactgaaaacacaaagcccatgaaaagtttcagtggtgaattctgctgctcataAAAAACCCTGGTGGTTCaacagtttgacaggataaacgctccctcggtcaggtctgatagttttgcttgacagagcccattttcagatgaaggacataTCAGTTTTGGTCACAAAGACTGCtcaaaggcagaataataacatttcCACCCAAAAATATATGCACTGCTGCTTCAAACCTCTGAAAAATACCCTTTTATGTCTCTCTAGTGGTTAATTAGCACCATATCATTCAGTGGATCGCTTGTTCTCTGTTGATAAGTTCTCAGACAAGTTTAAGGAGGTGAAAGATGCAGCTCGTCTGGCACGTGAAAAGTCACAGGACAAAGAACTGGCCAACACAGCGCTAACCATCGCTGCTCCTCAGGTGAGCAtttccatttctgtttttaatttcaaaaaacaaacaaaaaacattcaaatagaGCAAGAGAAAGTGTAAATGTCATGGTGCACAGAAACATCCGGGACTGAGGAGACACCACGAGCACAGTTGCAGTTTTTCTGCTTTGAGACGGGATCACTGAGAttgagagaaggagagaaaggaaagaaggacAGGAGAAAGATGAGCTGGGTCACTTGTCTCGAAGGGAAGTGTGGGAAACTAGGACGATGGTAAAATTATCCTTTGGTGCTCTGCAGCACACCTCCATTTTCTATACTCGCTTCTACTTAGAATGCGCTGTCTGAAACACTGTCATAACAATGGATATGAAAATTCTGTGTTTTagacaaatacaaaatatttacaCCGTCATTGGtcacaaagaaaacaccaatttcctttttattctACATCTGAACACAAGTGTCTCTTTCTTTAGTCATCGGGTGAATTCATTTGGACACGCTTATTGTTAAATACGTGTGTATTGTGAAAAGGTTATTATGTACGACATACTTTGTGCTGACATgtttctccctctgtttttctccctgatGGATTTCCTTTGTAGTTCTCACAGGTGAGtcattcattattaatgttCCTGAATCAAATACATGTCTGCAAATACCATGTCCATAGAAAGTAGtgactatttaaaaaaaagaatagttgAATATGTGGGTTTCCAGCCTCCCTCTCCTTTGTGTAACGCTTCTCATGCTGGGATGCACTCTTGTTATCTTAACGTGCACGTGTTATCAGGAAAGCACATTTACTGAAGTGTTCCTCAGGACCTCGCCGATGAACTGCAGTCTCCACCTGTGATGTGTGTGAACGGACCGGAGGACAAGCTGTTCCGCAGCCAGAGCGCAGACATCACGTTGTCTTCAGAGAAGGAGCGTATTAAAAAGATGCTGTCGGAAGGGTAActtgtctctcacacacacacgcacatgttcgacattcatgacttgaggggacattgcattgacttacatttatttcctggagacttactctaaccttaaccacaattactactggcctaatcctaaccctgacctcaacctaaccttaaaacatatcttcaccttaaaatgtagtaatttacgttatggggacttgatttttgtccccacaaggaagacaattCCCCATAATGTCCCCACAACACttgtaatacctggacacacacttAATACCTGAGGTTGTTACTGAACTCATGTGATCAATAATATTGATTGCACATGAGCAGATAAGCTGCTGCCTTTAATTCCCTCCGTCACAGCAGTGTTTACAGaatcaaaacacttttaatcTCATGCCTGTTAATTAcagtttacatgtttacatttggtCACTGTGCTCAGAAATGACCAAACCAAACATCCCTTTATATTCAATTCTTCGAAGCCACCCACGATGCTCTTATATCTTACAGTTCAATTACTACAACAGAAAGCTGCCTCTGGAAGGTTGTCATGGTAAACGGTTGCCATGCAACAACCTCAAGCTTTTGTGCTGAAGAGGAACAGAGTGAAGATGCAGAATCAAAGATGTAGAGCTGTCAATCCTTTCTGCAAATTCTGCAAAATGTGATTGAGATCGATGCTCGTGTTTCATTAATGTATCTTGTGAACGTGcttaacaacttttttttagcggtcttaaagctgtagtgtgtaacttttaaatgtaaacgaATGTCTGTAGCATTCAAACGAGTTCACATGATGCTCAATCAGCTCCATTCCACTCTCTGTTagtgctttcagacagacacattTCTGGCTCCGGGTTTGAACCTCATTTTGAACCAGGCtatgtgtttctcagtacagctgtgttttgtttctgtgtctgtggtgacacagagtgtATTTTGCACCATGACTGACTGAGGGAAGGTGGAAGCATAACAGATATTctaactttaggttaaggagaCATCCCCCAGTTGTCTGAAACACGAGTGAGGCAATGAGATTGATAAGAATGTGGACCTATAGCAGTATTTTGGTGAACACAGTCTACACACTAGAGCGTTAATATCAATGAGAGCTATGTATGTATTGTAAAGGGTGGTAAGGAGATTATATACATTGCTTTAATACAGCTGAAGGTACTTTTTGAAATATTctaaacacatttcaaacagtGCTTAAAGAACTTCTTGTCCATGTCTCATCTAttcttctattctattcatcAATTTTATGTGTTTCAGGTCTATTTGTGAGATGAACCTGGAGGCTGAGCTCTTCACGCTGCAGGACAGCAACTCAAAGTTGGTGGCAGCTTTGCACGAGGCCAATACTAATGTGGAGCAGTGGAAGAAACAGTTGGCAGCGTAccaggaggagacggagaggcTGCGAGAGCAGGTCAGCCCATCAAACACCATCAAACATGCTCAGCAGAAAGTTCACCCTCATTGCTGCTGTGTAATTGGTGTTCTGCAGAAACCCTGATGCCACTTACaataacatggacaactgtGGCAAATCTAAAAATCACTCTGTGGTGCgaacaaaaaacccacacaagcacagagcacaaaataaaatgagattaattacaaaataagTAGCCGCAGTAAAAGAAATTCaattaattgtctttatttaagTGCAAGTCCGTAGCAGCATGAGAGGGAACCTTGTTGCATTTTCTTGTTTCATGTGCAGATTGCTTTTGAATCTGGAAATTTCAACTCTGCTGAGGTCGTGGGTAATATCACACGTGCAGGTCACATGCAGACAGATTGATCAAGAACCTTTAAGTACAACAGCAGAGTTTAGAGTTTAGAGTTTATACCATGGCGGAAGAAAAGGCCAGGTCAGCACTGTTGACTTTGCAGCAAGAGGACCTGGGTTTTTGACTTGGTcagaacaagagcctttctgtgtggagtttgcatgtttctccccgtgtgtgcgtgtgttttagCGACCTGTTGTACTATGTCAGgttgagattggcaccagcgcccctcatgtgaaggataaagcagtagatgatggacGGATGCAAGGTCGAGTTCAGTGTCACCTTTGACAGAAACACTGATCTGTCCACCAAACTAACTGGGAAGCTTGTTACTGCAGCACCACTAATAATATTGATGATaatatccaaaaaaaacaacaacaacaacaacaacgacaagaGCTTTcatgctttgtttatttattttattatctgtaAAGTAGTTGTTTTCCCTTTGGTTTTTGAAGTGCTTCGTCCTTCAACTCCTTGTTCACTGTGCAGTGACCTGCAGAGCTGAGGCTGATGCTGATTATCAGAACCAGAGCTGTGAGGCTCAGTAACAAGAACAAACACTTGTGTTATTGCTGGAgaaaaacgttgtttttttttccctcctctcaaACAAGAGCAACGTGAGGTTGACAGGACTcgtgtctgtccctctgttgcttttaaatgtgaccgTGTTTGATTATCGCTTTCAGACAACTTTAATTTCCTTGGTTTTCAAGGGGTAGGAAAGGAGAAGGTCAAGCCGGTGAGGCTGCTCTTACCCCTCATCGTTCATTGGCCTGATTTGTGCTTCAGGCATTTCCCCTGCAACGCTTTAATCAAGGTGTTCTTTGTGGGCTGAACAGGTTCACTACAGTTTGCATTCAGCAATGTCACATTTAACCCCCCCAGGGAGTTTGATCTAAATGCACTCAGCCTCAGGGGGATTTTACACTGAAATTACCTTTCAGTGGATGCAGatactcttcctcctcctcctcttccagtCCTTGTTGTTTCCACCTTTACCAGGAGCTGATTCCTCCAGGAGCGACCTCACCTCAGGCTGACAATTACAAACCTCTATGAGTCAGTAGTTTAATACCTTTGATCCCTTTCCATTATAGCCTGGCTTTACAGTATCGATCACTGCTGAGTTGAATTCTCCAGCTCTTGCCTGGTATTTAAAACAGGTTTAACCGTTTAAGTCCGAGTGATTTCATACAAGTCTGAGCgctgttttcttttagtttcTTGTTTCGTGAACCTGAGGGAGAAGACCAGGTGGCTGAAAATGGTTCACATCTCTGGGGTGGTGAGAGAGGCAGCGGGGTTTGTAGGACAGCAATATCCTACTTTCAATGCCCCAGttaggaaaaaaatgaaaaatcaccAGAGGGAGCTGGCATCCACTcagttctttttccttttttcttttttttcctcctctcgtCTTTCTGCTGCTCCATCTCATCTCAACCATACATGCTGTAGGAGCGTGGAGCCTCCTGTTGATGTCTTATTCATGAGTCCTAGATGACACTGCAGTGTGAACCTCACTCCTCTTTCACTCACGATAACGATTGAGTCGATGATTAGGTTATTGCATGACTTTTCATATTTTGTGCAAACACTAAATACACAGAATCTCTCTATCGCAACGAAATCATTCTTTGCAAAGCGCCTTAATAacgtatataaatatacagcccatactgtatatgttctgttcactgtctataatgtactctacattctattttaacttttcatCAAATATCTTTCTATAATGTACTTTCACatatgtggaaatgcatgtgtattatttattatctttatcactactgtctttgctgctgtgacgtAAATTTCTTCCCTTATCTTATGAACTTACTGTATTAGAACACAATTCAGCATAGATTTCCACATTATAAACCTGTGCTGGAGTGTATGGCCCAACCAGAAAAACAGATTATCAAGTACAGATGTATTTATGTCGCAGGAATATACAAAATTCCTCAGTGATGGCGACATACTCTCACTGGCCCCTTTATACGTTACACCTAGTCAACTAATTGTTAAGGCATAATtctatctaatcagccaatcacttGGAAGCAACTTGAAATAAATAGCTCATTTACTGGGATTTTCCACACAAAATCACCTCTTGGGTTATTTACAAGTGAccaactacagctttaagtgtgAATGCACACAATCTGTTCTGAATGTGTCTTCGGATCCATTCACTAAAAATACATTCaggggtggatggatggatggatggatggatggatagatagatagatagatagatagatagatagatagatagatagatagatagatagatagatagatagatagatagccaATTCAGTGTTAATAATTACCACATGACACAAAGAGAAACTCCCTCAGCTTGACCCAGTTGCGAGTACtttccccatttttttttgttgtcgctgcatcttcttttctttctttctttttagtgTTTCAAAAGCACGTCTCATTTACATCTGACTCAAACTGACAGACAACTTGATTGACATCAGACAAGCAGCTCAGCAGCGACAGCCCGCCTTCTTTTGACGAACAGACTGGTTTAGCGTCGAATAAAACGTGGGACATTGTCTCACTATGTGGGACACGGGACAACACAAAGTGGGACACCTGGTCACCCTAATGGTGAAACATAAGACTGATATATGCATGTGGAAGgatacatttattaataatactgAACGTTTTGTGTAATGGTTgcattttgcatgtgtgtgtgtgtgcgtgtgaaggTGGCTGAGCTGGAGGCCCATGGAGGACAAGGCCCCAGTGACCTGCTTAAAGACGAGCTGACCCAGtctctggaggagctggaggcgcTGCTGAAGGCCAAAGACGAGGTTTGAGGCTTTATTCTAATTTTATCATCGGCCGGAGTCTGAGGTGGAGAAGTGTCGAGTCCGTCACACACAACGCAgcttctcaaactcaaactgtgaacttttgttttggttttcttttacaggaGATCCACATTTTGCAAAGTAAGAAAGCAGAGTACCATGAAATGGAACATGCTCGGGATGAGGCCATGCACAGATTACGGGTAAGAGtaatgacacaaatgaaaatgttcttggttttttttttatatggatAAAGTAACTCAAGCAGAAAGCTTCGCACGTTCTGCTTAAGTTCAACAACATTGAGTTCATTCAACATTCACACAAATGTAGCCACTGGATTATTTCCACGTGTAATCCCTCGGCAGGTTGTTGGTACATATGCAACGTGTAAAAAGACGCAGTAATGCACAAACAGTGACACCACAGTAAAAATTATACACACACCAACGTTAAGCACCAATATCACAAAGTGCCACTGAGAGATTTGCACATCGCCCCTTT
This genomic interval carries:
- the LOC122770575 gene encoding homer protein homolog 3-like isoform X2, with translation MDGNYIQEQPIFSARAHVFQIDPSTKRNWIPASKHAVTVSFFYDANRNVYRIISVGGTKAIINCTVTPSMTFTKTSQKFGQWADSRANTVYGLGFATEQQLHQFSDKFKEVKDAARLAREKSQDKELANTALTIAAPQFSQDLADELQSPPVMCVNGPEDKLFRSQSADITLSSEKERIKKMLSEGSICEMNLEAELFTLQDSNSKLVAALHEANTNVEQWKKQLAAYQEETERLREQVAELEAHGGQGPSDLLKDELTQSLEELEALLKAKDEEIHILQSKKAEYHEMEHARDEAMHRLRETEMRNSELERRIQNTEQNLSNSLEDRDRVDTEIQRAIEILDIKIFDLNDLRQSLVKLIDK
- the LOC122770575 gene encoding homer protein homolog 3-like isoform X3, with translation MFPHHREREQPIFSARAHVFQIDPSTKRNWIPASKHAVTVSFFYDANRNVYRIISVGGTKAIINCTVTPSMTFTKTSQKFGQWADSRANTVYGLGFATEQQLHQFSDKFKEVKDAARLAREKSQDKELANTALTIAAPQFSQSPPVMCVNGPEDKLFRSQSADITLSSEKERIKKMLSEGSICEMNLEAELFTLQDSNSKLVAALHEANTNVEQWKKQLAAYQEETERLREQVAELEAHGGQGPSDLLKDELTQSLEELEALLKAKDEEIHILQSKKAEYHEMEHARDEAMHRLRETEMRNSELERRIQNTEQNLSNSLEDRDRVDTEIQRAIEILDIKIFDLNDLRQSLVKLIDK
- the LOC122770575 gene encoding homer protein homolog 3-like isoform X1, whose protein sequence is MFPHHREREQPIFSARAHVFQIDPSTKRNWIPASKHAVTVSFFYDANRNVYRIISVGGTKAIINCTVTPSMTFTKTSQKFGQWADSRANTVYGLGFATEQQLHQFSDKFKEVKDAARLAREKSQDKELANTALTIAAPQFSQDLADELQSPPVMCVNGPEDKLFRSQSADITLSSEKERIKKMLSEGSICEMNLEAELFTLQDSNSKLVAALHEANTNVEQWKKQLAAYQEETERLREQVAELEAHGGQGPSDLLKDELTQSLEELEALLKAKDEEIHILQSKKAEYHEMEHARDEAMHRLRETEMRNSELERRIQNTEQNLSNSLEDRDRVDTEIQRAIEILDIKIFDLNDLRQSLVKLIDK